From Phaeobacter sp. A36a-5a:
GGCGATCTCAACTGGTCACGCATGGAACCCGACGAGAGCACGGCCAACCGCGCGGCGCTGGAGATTGCTGCCGAATAGGCGGATCACCCCAAGCCATGGAACACCGATCTGCGCCGCCCCGGCCAATATCCGGGCGGCGCAGATTGCATATCGCCGGGGGCGCCGCTGAGTTCGGATCAGTTCAGCGAGACCCAGAGCACCTGCGCGTCCTCTTCACTGGTCGAAACGCAGCAATGGCCCATGCCGCTGTCGTAATAGACCGTATCGCCGGCCTTCATCGGCAGCGGGCGGTAATGTTCGGTGTAAAGAACCAGTTCACCGCTGATCACGAACATGAACTCCTCGCCACTGTGGCGAACCCAGCTTTCGAACTCCGACACGTCACGCGCCTTGATGCGGCTGATATAGGGCAGCATCCGCTTGCTGGTCAGCTCGGTGCACACCAGTTCGTGGTCGTAGGTCTGGGTTTCCTGATGCTCTCCCGCGCCCTTGCGGGTGTAGTCGCGCCGCCCGGAGATATCGCTCTTGGCGGATTGCACAAACAGCTGCGGCGTCTGCAAATCCAGCGTCTGCATCAGGCGGCGGATGATCTCGAAACTGGGGCGGGTCTGGTTGTTCTCGATCTTCGACAGGGTGGAGCGGCCGATGTTCGCGGCCCGCGCCGCTTCCTCCAGCGTCAGCCCCTTCTCCTTGCGGGATTCGCGAATCATTTTCCCCAGCGCATCACCATCGGGAGCCTCGGCAAACTCCGTCGCGGGGGCGCCGTCTTCCGCGTTGATGGGTTCCATGGGCGTGCAATCTCCTGAGTTTCCCAATGTTTACCCTTCCCCCGGTGATAGGTCAAAGTTTCTATGTAAAAGCAATCGTTGCT
This genomic window contains:
- a CDS encoding helix-turn-helix domain-containing protein — translated: MEPINAEDGAPATEFAEAPDGDALGKMIRESRKEKGLTLEEAARAANIGRSTLSKIENNQTRPSFEIIRRLMQTLDLQTPQLFVQSAKSDISGRRDYTRKGAGEHQETQTYDHELVCTELTSKRMLPYISRIKARDVSEFESWVRHSGEEFMFVISGELVLYTEHYRPLPMKAGDTVYYDSGMGHCCVSTSEEDAQVLWVSLN